A genome region from Glycine max cultivar Williams 82 chromosome 5, Glycine_max_v4.0, whole genome shotgun sequence includes the following:
- the LOC100792885 gene encoding transaldolase-like, whose translation MAMASTATLVSSFNTALVFHYHYHAAFYISRVDATLDKKLEQIGTTEALDLKGKGAVSQAVLAYQLYQKKFSGTRWERLEKRGAKKQRLMWASTNVKNPSYPDTFYVNSLIGPDTVAEITLSSFGASIDFNLTRPSSSCIHRPWYSFKNS comes from the exons ATGGCCATGGCTTCAACAGCCACCTTGGTCAGTTCTTTTAATACTGCATTGGTTTTCCATTACCATTACCACG CAGCTTTTTACATCAGTAGAGTGGATGCTACACTTGACAAGAAACTTGAGCAAATTGGTACTACTGAGGCTCTTGATCTCAAAGGAAAG GGTGCGGTTTCTCAAGCAGTCTTAGCTTACCAACTTTACCAGAAAAAGTTCTCTGGTACAAGATGGGAACGCTTAGAGAAGAGAGGTGCCAAGAAGCAGAGGTTGATGTGGGCCTCAACAAATGTGAAAAATCCATCTTACCCTGACACATTTTATGTTAATTCTCTTATTGGACCAGATACA gttGCTGAAATAACATTGTCTTCATTTGGTGCCTCTATTGATTTCAACCTTACTAGGCCAagctcttcatgcattcataGACCATGGTATTCTTTCAAGAACTCTTGA
- the LOC100811673 gene encoding transaldolase, whose protein sequence is MDRNGPKIKSTILHHLYEKQRQSPYYDNLCRPVSDLLPFIANGIRGVTTNPAIFERAISSSNAYDDQLRELVGAGKDIESAYWELVVKDIQDTCKLLEPIYNETDGEDGHVSLAVSPKLANDTKGTIEAAKWLHNMVGSPCVYMKIPATDESISSMKEVISLGISVNATLIFCLPKYEAVIDAYLDGLESCGMTDLSKVSSAAAFYISRVDVTLDKKLEQIGTTEALDLKGKGAVAQAVLAYQLYQKKFSGPRWERLENRGAKKQRLMWASTNVKNPSYPDTFYVNSLIGPDTISTLPVQALQAFMDHGILSRTLDAKVSEAQDIYNAIEKLGIDWSSVGSELEHEVLDSFTKSFDNVLECMQKKAKLRDFSRAYEPCFQDN, encoded by the exons ATGGATCGGAACGGGCCAAAGATCAAAAGTACAATTCTTCACCATCTCTATGAGAAGCAGAGACAGAGCCCTTACTATGACAATCTCTGTCGCCCTGTTTCAGATTTGCTTCCATTTATTGCCAATGGGATCAGAGGTGTCACTACCAACCCAGCG ATTTTTGAAAGAGCTATTTCATCCTCAAATGCCTACGATGATCAGTTGAG GGAATTGGTAGGGGCAGGGAAGGACATAGAAAGTGCTTATTGGGAATTGGTTGTGAAGGACATACAGGATACTTGCAAACTTCTGGAGCCAATTTACAATGAAACAGATGGGGAAGATGGACATGTATCTCTTGCAGTTTCCCCAAAGCTAGCAAATGACACCAAGGGGACAATTGAGGCAGCAAAATGGCTTCATAATATGGTTGGAAGTCCGTGTGTTTACATGAAAATTCCTGCCACTGATGAATCCATCTCTTCCATGAAGGAGGTCATTTCTTTGGGGATAAGTGTAAATGCCACT CTCATATTCTGCCTCCCTAAATATGAAGCAGTGATTGATGCTTACTTGGATGGCCTTGAGTCTTGTGGCATGACTGATCTCTCTAAGGTTTCAAGTGCAGCAGCATTCTACATCAGTAGAGTGGATGTTACACTTGACAAGAAACTTGAGCAAATTGGTACTACTGAGGCTCTTGATCTCAAAGGAAAG GGTGCGGTTGCTCAAGCAGTCTTAGCATACCAACTTTACCAGAAAAAATTTTCTGGTCCAAGATGGGAACGCTTGGAGAATAGAGGTGCCAAGAAGCAGAGGTTGATGTGGGCTTCAACAAATGTGAAAAATCCATCTTACCCTGACACATTTTATGTTAATTCTCTTATTGGACCAGATACA ATTTCAACCTTACCAGTACAAGCTCTTCAAGCATTCATGGACCATGGTATTCTTTCAAGAACTCTTGATGCAAAAGTATCAGAGGCTCAAGACATTTACAATGCAATTGAGAAGTTGGGGATTGATTGGAGTTCTGTTGGATCAGAACTGGAACATGAGGTGCTGGATTCTTTCACAAAAAGCTTTGACAATGTGCTTGAATGCATGCAAAAGAAGGCTAAGCTTAGGGATTTCAGCAGAGCATATGAACCGTGCTTTCAGGATAACTAG
- the LOC100812747 gene encoding probable beta-1,4-xylosyltransferase IRX10L: MGVSKLGFLGLLFADFLFAVGAVELGRNQPTERISGSAGDVLEDDPVGRLKVFVYELPSKYNKKILQKDPRCLNHMFAAEIFMHRFLLSSPVRTLNPEEADWFYTPVYTTCDLTPNGLPLPFKSPRMMRSAIQLISSNWPYWNRTEGADHFFVVPHDFGACFHYQEEKAIERGILTLLRRATLVQTFGQRNHVCLKEGSITIPPYAPPQKMHTHLIPDKTPRSIFVYFRGLFYDVGNDPEGGYYARGARAAVWENFKDNLLFDISTEHPTTYYEDMQRAVFCLCPLGWAPWSPRLVEAVIFGCIPVIIADDIVLPFADAIPWEEIGVFVDEEDVPKLDTILTSIPPEVILRKQRLLANPSMKQAMLFPQPAQPGDAFHQVLNGLARKLPHDNTVFLKPGEKILNWTAGPVGDLKPW; encoded by the exons ATGGGTGTGTCGAAATTGGGTTTTTTGGGGCTTCTTTTTGCTGATTTTCTCTTTGCAGTTGGAGCTGTGGAGCTGGGCAGGAACCAACCCACTGAAAGAATTTCAG GTAGTGCTGGTGATGTATTGGAAGATGATCCAGTGGGAAGGTTGAAGGTTTTTGTTTATGAACTTCCAAgtaaatataataagaaaattctGCAAAAGGATCCAAGATGTCTCAACCATATGTTTGCTGCTGAAATCTTTATGCACCGGTTTCTCTTATCCAGCCCTGTCCGAACCCTTAATCCTGAAGAAGCTGATTGGTTTTATACCCCTGTATACACCACTTGTGACTTGACACCAAATGGCCTCCCTTTACCCTTTAAGTCACCACGAATGATGAGAAGTGCTATACAGCTTATTTCTTCAAACTGGCCTTATTGGAACCGGACAGAGGGGGCTGATCACTTCTTTGTGGTTCCTCATGACTTTGGGGCATGTTTCCATTACCAG GAAGAGAAGGCAATTGAAAGAGGGATTCTTACACTACTACGGCGTGCTACCTTGGTTCAAACATTTGGACAGAGAAATCATGTGTGCTTGAAAGAGGGCTCGATTACCATCCCTCCGTATGCTCCACCACAGAAAATGCATACCCACCTAATTCCTGACAAGACTCCCAGGTCCATTTTTGTATACTTCCGAGGACTCTTTTATGATGTTGGCAATGACCCTGAAGGTGGTTACTATGCAAG AGGCGCAAGAGCAGCAGTGTGGGAGAACTTTAAGGACAATCTGCTGTTTGACATCTCCACTGAGCATCCAACCACTTACTACGAGGACATGCAAAGAGCCGTGTTTTGTCTGTGCCCACTTGGATGGGCCCCTTGGAGCCCAAGATTGGTAGAAGCTGTGATATTTGGTTGCATCCCTGTTATTATTGCAGATGACATTGTTCTTCCATTCGCTGATGCAATCCCATGGGAAGAGATAGGGGTGTTTGTTGATGAGGAGGATGTTCCCAAGTTGGATACAATACTCACATCTATCCCACCAGAAGTCATATTAAGGAAACAGAGATTGCTTGCTAACCCTTCCATGAAGCAAGCAATGCTTTTCCCACAGCCTGCTCAACCCGGAGACGCGTTCCATCAAGTTTTAAATGGACTTGCACGTAAGCTGCCTCACGACAACACCGTGTTCTTGAAACCAGGGGAGAAGATCTTGAATTGGACTGCTGGACCTGTGGGAGACCTTAAACCTTGGTAA